The Theobroma cacao cultivar B97-61/B2 chromosome 1, Criollo_cocoa_genome_V2, whole genome shotgun sequence genome contains the following window.
TGAATTTGGGTGATTCAAATGAACTTCAAGTCTTTTTGAGATTCATATGATTGATAGacattttcataaatttgaatacaataaataatttcatttttttcttaaaagatgtcaaatcaatattattgattaatttaaaaattttaagataaaaatttgataaatatttgtaaaaattataaatgatactataatttttctttactttacACTCGCTATTAATattttgtgtgattttatttttatctttttataacttttttaatagaattcaacttttcaaatatttcttataaataattatagcTTTTGTTTGGACATAAATTAGAAACACCAACATCAGATATGATTATATAGACAAATGTTCAATCGGAGTGAATAGTGGATATTATTAAAAAGAGGATCATGCCATACCAATTCAGTCAATGTCCGCGTCGGATTTTATGAGATAAATAATTATGGACAGTTTGATACTGAACAGCATACTTGTGAAATGcaagtaattttatttaggAAAAGGGGAAAAATAAAACAGTATAGTgtgcaaaaaaagaaaaaaaaattagtaaatttttaacataGCAAAGCTCTTTACGTGTTTCTGGTGGAGGGTGGCAATCTTTAGCCCATGCACCAAGAAATCATATTATTGCAAAACAAGAAATAATCCAtcgaagaaagaaaaattaatgaatacagaaaaaaaatgaaccccACTTGCCATCGTCAATCCAAAAACagaagataaaaattaagCTGTTTAATAACCATTAGAGACTGAGTTAGGCTCATCGGTGAAAAAGAAGGGTCCCACGGAGTAAAGTTTCATCCTCTTCTGATTGAGAACTCGGAAATCAGAAAGAGGAGCGCCGCTAATGCCTTTGTTGACATCCGCCGGAACATTACAGGTCTCCGATGGGGAGCTTTCAAGAAAGGCCTTGCACTCTGTGAGCTTCAACTGACTGTCGTCGTCAAGGCCTAAAGGAGACAATGGTGCAAAGAAGTAACCTTTTGCATCGGTTTCTTCGCTACAAACCGAGTGAGTTTTCTCGTACCCATTCTCGTCAACAGCTAGACATGTTATCCTCACCAAAGCTCCTGTGctcatggaaaaaaaaatgagcaaAAACATGGTGAGCTGAAACTTGAATTACAAACGATcttaaaaatgtgtcaaaatacaATGACACTATTAAAACAACAACATGGACTTAATATGCATgcttaaattataattatctgTGAAATATTACCTTGAATTGGATTATACTTAGGACCCGATTTACATAGAACAAGCCCTTGAACACCAATGGGGAGAATTTCAGGCTTTAGTGGATACAAGTCTGGAACCTCTATGCCATAATGATCAgcattttcttctccttccgCCTTTGGTTTAGCAACGTATGGTTTTCCACCATAACTAgactcttctttttcttctgatTTTGGTTTGTAGGAATCTGGCTTTGTGCTGTAATTAGGTTTTTCTACCTCCTCTGATGACTCTGGCTTTTTGTTTACTTCTGGCTGTGGTTTGTAGAAGTCTGGCTTAGTGCTATAATCAGGCTTCTCTTCCTCTTCTGACTctgggttttctttttcttctggCTGCGGTTTGTAGTTCTGTTTAGTGCCATTATCAggcttttcttccttttctgaCTCTGGCTTTTCTGGCTGTTGTTGGTAAACTGGTTTTCTGCCATAATCAGgcttttcctcttttcctgACTCTGGTTTTTCTGGCTGTGGTTGGTAAACTGGTTTTCTTCCATAATCAggcttttcttcctttcctgaCTCTGGTTTTTCTGGCTGTGTTTGGTAAACTGGTTTTCTGCCATAATCAGGCTTTTCTGAGTCTATTGGCCCTGGCTTTTCCTTGTCTTCTGGCTGTGGTTTGTAGAGTTCTGGTTTTGTGCCGTACTCAGGCTTTTCTTCTCCATCTGGTTTTGTACCATAATTATATGCTTGGTTTTTGGATGAATCATAATTGTAGTCATTGGCAGTGGCGATGACAAGCAGTGACAAAAGAAGCAACGAGGTAGTGAACAAGGGAGAGGTGACAGCCATGTCTAAGACTGTAACTATGTTACTGTAAGCACGATGAGAAGAAACACAATAGGATGAAGTGCACGGGCATTGGGCAAACTTCATTGCTTTTTATATACAAGAAGGTTGGTGTAATTTGCCAacgattaagaaataaaataaacaaggcTTAAGATGATTTGATTGCACGATGGCAAAGCGATTTGCAGACTTGGGTAGCACTAACTAATATGACATGAACATGGTCATAGACAACTGTGTTTTTCTATAATCACGCACATAAACCAGTGCTTGGAGCCTTGGACAGACAGTACATGGGGCAATCTTGGCTTGAGATTGACGACCTATATTATCTCATTTGTTGGAAATCAGTATTCATCGTATCGTACACTAAGtgtcaatttttctttttcacatgGAATTTTGTGTTTATGCATTTTAATAATTGCAAACTGGAAGCTAGTCAAAAAGTAttccttctcttcttttttttttttttttgccataTGTGTATCACGTGACTACATGAGTTATACACATTCTCTTACCAGTTTGGGAACCCTTTTATATATGATCATTTTCGTACATTTTTTATAGGGATGCAAAATTATTGCAGACCAACCAAGCAACTCAAGAactatttgaatttgaatttactcaactttattCGCTAAATGGAAAAAAGTGCTAAGATTAAGACCCTTTATAAAACTGAAGtctaaatataattatttaaaactcataaagtataaatatattataagatTTAAATAGTACTATATTtcttatatattaaattatatttatacatatatatatatatatatatatattattatataaacaaCATTAATtcttaatgaaataatttagCAGGCAAttattaaaagtttatttctttatt
Protein-coding sequences here:
- the LOC18613615 gene encoding proline-rich protein 1 translates to MAVTSPLFTTSLLLLSLLVIATANDYNYDSSKNQAYNYGTKPDGEEKPEYGTKPELYKPQPEDKEKPGPIDSEKPDYGRKPVYQTQPEKPESGKEEKPDYGRKPVYQPQPEKPESGKEEKPDYGRKPVYQQQPEKPESEKEEKPDNGTKQNYKPQPEEKENPESEEEEKPDYSTKPDFYKPQPEVNKKPESSEEVEKPNYSTKPDSYKPKSEEKEESSYGGKPYVAKPKAEGEENADHYGIEVPDLYPLKPEILPIGVQGLVLCKSGPKYNPIQGALVRITCLAVDENGYEKTHSVCSEETDAKGYFFAPLSPLGLDDDSQLKLTECKAFLESSPSETCNVPADVNKGISGAPLSDFRVLNQKRMKLYSVGPFFFTDEPNSVSNGY